The Tachysurus vachellii isolate PV-2020 chromosome 21, HZAU_Pvac_v1, whole genome shotgun sequence region atgttgtgctagttttttattttcacgtgacatcacctgacgtcatcagaatacacgtaaACCTCCGAACCTCCGAATAAACCTCcgaattttataatgggagtctatgggaaaaagaccatttttgagacccggtacctgagtaccggtactcggatcgcttataaatgtaatagcaacaaacttcagaccagggtctacaacatatccgaatttggtgcatgtggctcgaaagccctaggccgcattaaattttataaatttttgtctaagcttaaataggaaaacagaatgttggcttctacaaagccaacataattaattctaatataattgtttatttattccaaaAATCTATATAAACTGAGCAAAAccagaataaatgaaaaacagtcACATTATATATGAGTTAATGAAGGAGAAACATCTAAACTTAAAATGTCTCAGCTAAAGGTGACTGTCAATAGCCACCTCTAGCTCTAACAGTTCAGGATTATTGAGTGGGACTAAAAGGTTGGTAATGAAAAACCCAGGGTTGCCAGAAAGTCAGTGTTATGTCTTTGACCCCCAGCTAGATTAGTTGCATTCAAGGCCATTCTACTGACCCTAAAAAACATGGGTTAATATTTTATGGGAACACATCTGACTCAACAGTTCATTACCAATGCTAATTTTAGATTAATCAGGGTGTAAGAGCAGTGAACCCatgatattgtacaatatgttgTACCAGTATTGGCCTAAGATATTTTTCAAGTTTAAGAGAAAAATGGTGTTTTCCCCTGACATTATAATaagatttcatttattattctggCATCCATAAATATTGTATGGATAAGCAGGTGTGTAGCAAGTAGGCAGCTCATGTCAAATGGCTCCAAACAGCATTTTATAATTTGAggtctttatttaattaaaccaCCAATAGAAAAGCTTTACAATTATAAACCATATGCACAATACGCAATAAAAAATTGATTTCAAAATATTGCATaattttggaaagaaaaaaaaaaaagaataggcACTTAAACTAAATCATACCATGGCCAAAATACTAGTCTTTGATTGGCTTGCAGCTGGTCTGGTCTAAAATTTACAGTTCTACATAATTACTCCTGATTTTTGTTTCCATGGCTACATGTGGGAATGTAACACTTTCagcatataagaaaaaaaaatacactgattTGCATATTAAGTAATTTATAGTCTACAGTGCAGAAAAAGGATTGAGTTACAATCGATGAACAGACAATATAATGCCCTCAAAGACAGCTTAAATTACATTGGCAACCTATGGGGAGGAATGTAATGTTGGCTTTCCACTGAGTTATATATTTAAAGGCAGGTAGGGTGGCCATGGTATAACAACACCTGCAAAAGCATCTAAATATTTTTGATTTTGAGACGCTTCATTTGTTAATCTTACGTAAAGCAGGCACTTTGAACAAATGAATACACTTTTCACTGTATGTGAATCTGAACACTTTCCAGCCTCTCGGCTTATGTGACTTTGGCATacatggataaaaaaaagatcaaaacaATACATCCAAATAGAATTTAGAGCCCAagccaaggaaaaaaaaaaaaaaccaccaacaaaaggacaaagaaactgacatacacacactatgccACAAATGGCACCAAGGACAGATACAAAGAAAGCACTTAAATAGACAAAGATAAGTTACCAAGGCAACAGCATAGTAAAGaaagtaaattatatatatatatttttttatactttcagTTTTAGTTCTTTAGTTTTACATGTTCCTTGTGCTGTTTCACCCTGGGAAAGATAATGTACCCATATGAtctaaaatgatattaaaaagaCATCAGTAGTTATCTAATTTACTGACtcgttttgtgtattgtatttggTTTAGGAACACAGCAAAGCTTTAGGTAAATAATAATGATCTTTTATAGATATACTGGGATGCAAAAAACTCAGTCTCTCTCTAGCTCAATTTACTCATTTATAGCTACATTACAGAGGAATGGGCACTCTGAAATAGGAGCAGGCTGATCATCTAAATAATTCACTGAGTCAGAGGAGACCTTGCacaagtgtgagtgtgcacacaactacacacaggCACTCTTTCGCATTTACTGTAGTTAGCCTCATTAAAGGGAAACAAATACATTTGGTCTAAAAGGAATGACACTTCTCATGACATGCATAGTCTTATTCAGACCACTCTTCATCATCGAACTCTGATGAATCATCCTCAGAATCACTGCACTCCACAGCAATACGGCGAGACAAGATAGCGGCCACATCATTGCCCACGACATCTCgcttctcctgctctctctgctcTTCCACCTTACGCAGGTTAAAGCCTAAACAGACAGTTACTTGAGTTTTTGATCattacacaacataaacaatacAAGTCTTAACTgtgcaatatataaataattcctccaaaggattttattttcttgctcTTGGTAAAGTCTTGAAGATGCAGCATGAAATAAGTGGCTTTTATTCTCTAAAGGCAGGTGTAAAAGAAGGTGTCCAGGGTCTAAGTCTAGAACCAAATCTATTTTAATTACAACAACCATGAAATATTGGGGCagactataaacatttatacacaacacattttaaaagttcGTTCATAGTTTTAGTGAAAGGTAACCCTAAATCATAGAGCTGTACCAATGCATTGATTACAATTTCTCAAAAACACTTCATTGGTTAGGTAGGAAAAAAGgtatgattttattaaaaaataaataataaaataaataaaaataaaataattttatataaaaaaaattaaaataaattaacatctcaaaatcaaacaaatcataaaTTGTGGGAAAGGTTGTGTGTAGTCTAGTGCTGTGCAGCCTAACTGTGCTGTCTGGTTGCCATGTATACTTTGTGACAGAAATAGCAACAAGTCTGCTTCCCTGCACAGAAACTGAAAATGACGTTTACAAATGACACACTGGGTGAAATGGTTCACCAGATATTCTAGAGCCTTTTTTGGAACAATAGTGCATTAGTGTCAAGCATTTGTAAACCTGATCTCAAGAAAATTCCTCCTCCATCCTTAAATAAGAAATTtgatataaattaatatttgagAAAGAATTCTCTAAAGAATTGAGAAACAAATTGATTTGCTGTCAGCCTAAAGATTCAAACCCCTAATACTTGAATCTCTAAATCAAACATACAGATACTTTCCTCCTGAGCTTCACTGCTATTAattatatacttattttatcttttattaagTTTGTCATACACTGATTTCATGTTAATGAACTCAAAATTCATGGTAATGAACTATTTCCAGtgggggggaaaaataaaataaaaaaataaatataatgggGTGAAATTTCAACATACCTTGGCGAATGGCTGCCAGGAGATCGCTGCGACCATCGCTGACCGGTTCAGGCTGAGGCTTGGGGGCATGGGCTGCTGGGGCAAACCCACCTGAAGTAGGAGGGGCAGGAGCTGATGGGgcaaagcatggtggtgggccTGGAGGTGGAGGGGGTGGTGGTGGCGGTGGGGGCCCATCCCCAGCAGGAGGAGGGGGTGGAGAGGGAATATTGGCAGCcattggtggtggtggaggaacAGACTGAGAATAAAATGCAGgaggagggggggagggaggagCATCAAAACCTAAGGGAGGTGGGGGTGGAGACATCCCCATAGGTGGGGGAGGAGGTGGGGCAACAGGTGGCGCCACCGAAGGGCGACCAGGAGGAGAGGTTGCCATTGTTGGAGGGGCTGGAGGGGGGTGGGTAGGGCTTAAAATGCTAATTGGTCTCTGTGGTGAGGTTCCACCTTGTACATCATTATACCTACAAGAAAACAGGCATTAGATCACAGTACAACAAGCCCTGTAACTGTTAACTGTAATGAACGTAATGCCGAATCTTACGTAATATCTGGAGGAGGAGGTGGCAAGAAACCTTCATCATCCATCACTGGAGGGGGGAGAGGAGAGCCAGGATCATAACTGTAGGAGGCTGTGCTTTGGTCAAATCCCTCTGAGTCCATTGTACCCATGTCATCACCTGAGCCAATGCTGCCATTCATCACATCTCTAGAATGACTCAAAATACACAGGTACAGTTATGACCTTATAAAGACTTAAATGTAGTCACTCATGCCCTGTACCCTTCACTTACCCAAGGTCAGATTTAGGAACAACAAACTCTGCTCCCATCTTTTGGCGTTCCCATTCCTCTTTACGGGTTTTGATTTTGCGAGGGTTCAGGTTGCTCCGGTTGGGATTTTCTCGCTTCTCTTTCTACACTCACGAATATGCACAAATtgatataaattaattattaggccatccttaaaaatattttggtttgcagtaacagttaaaaaaagaaaaaagggttggtaggtaggtctataaatttttttcaagtttcaatgtaaaaaaaaaaaagttaaattttggtgatggtgattacgtaggtatgaatttaaacaaattag contains the following coding sequences:
- the wasf2 gene encoding wiskott-Aldrich syndrome protein family member 2 isoform X1, producing the protein MPLVMRNIEPRHLCRQTLPTTVKSELECVTNITLANIIRQLGSLSRFAEDVFGELFVQASLFADRVNTLGERVDKLQVKVTQLDPKEEEVSLQAITTRKAFRSNLIQDQQLFTRPSMPQPLQDTYQTCNQPPPLNILSSYRDDGKEALKFYTDPSYFFDLWKEQMLQDTKDIMKERRKHRKEKRENPNRSNLNPRKIKTRKEEWERQKMGAEFVVPKSDLGHSRDVMNGSIGSGDDMGTMDSEGFDQSTASYSYDPGSPLPPPVMDDEGFLPPPPPDITYNDVQGGTSPQRPISILSPTHPPPAPPTMATSPPGRPSVAPPVAPPPPPPMGMSPPPPPLGFDAPPSPPPPAFYSQSVPPPPPMAANIPSPPPPPAGDGPPPPPPPPPPPGPPPCFAPSAPAPPTSGGFAPAAHAPKPQPEPVSDGRSDLLAAIRQGFNLRKVEEQREQEKRDVVGNDVAAILSRRIAVECSDSEDDSSEFDDEEWSE
- the wasf2 gene encoding wiskott-Aldrich syndrome protein family member 2 isoform X2 translates to MPLVMRNIEPRHLCRQTLPTTVKSELECVTNITLANIIRQLGSLSRFAEDVFGELFVQASLFADRVNTLGERVDKLQVKVTQLDPKEEEVSLQAITTRKAFRSNLIQDQQLFTRPSMPQPLQDTYQTCNQPPPLNILSSYRDDGKEALKFYTDPSYFFDLWKEQMLQDTKDIMKERRKHRKEKRENPNRSNLNPRKIKTRKEEWERQKMGAEFVVPKSDLGDVMNGSIGSGDDMGTMDSEGFDQSTASYSYDPGSPLPPPVMDDEGFLPPPPPDITYNDVQGGTSPQRPISILSPTHPPPAPPTMATSPPGRPSVAPPVAPPPPPPMGMSPPPPPLGFDAPPSPPPPAFYSQSVPPPPPMAANIPSPPPPPAGDGPPPPPPPPPPPGPPPCFAPSAPAPPTSGGFAPAAHAPKPQPEPVSDGRSDLLAAIRQGFNLRKVEEQREQEKRDVVGNDVAAILSRRIAVECSDSEDDSSEFDDEEWSE